From one Amycolatopsis sp. FDAARGOS 1241 genomic stretch:
- a CDS encoding transposase codes for MALTPAGRAALDAVDALLDWQLYLVCDNLSPHKKAEITDWCQANEVELVFTPSNASWLNWIEREFTALRYFTLDGSDYPSHTAQERAIARYLRWRTSEPIPNAASPSTPRSADPITYPTLLDEALVVCV; via the coding sequence GTGGCCCTCACTCCGGCAGGCCGGGCGGCGCTCGACGCCGTCGATGCCCTGCTCGACTGGCAGCTCTACCTCGTGTGCGACAACCTCTCCCCGCACAAGAAAGCTGAGATCACTGACTGGTGCCAGGCCAACGAAGTGGAACTGGTGTTCACACCGAGCAACGCCTCGTGGTTGAACTGGATCGAACGCGAGTTCACCGCGCTGCGCTACTTCACTCTCGACGGCAGCGACTACCCCAGTCACACCGCCCAGGAGCGCGCGATCGCCCGCTACCTCCGCTGGCGAACCAGCGAGCCCATCCCAAACGCCGCTTCGCCATCCACTCCAAGATCCGCCGACCCGATTACCTACCCAACGTTGCTTGACGAGGCACTAGTCGTCTGTGTTTGA
- a CDS encoding arylsulfatase translates to MTNVVLILADDLGFSDLGCYGGEIDTPHLDRLGREGVRMSAFYNTARCSPSRASLLTGRHPHETGVGILNDDQRPWGYPGSLDPAVPTVAERFREAGYATCLSGKWHLSAQTEVPDETWPTRRGFDEFHGILGGAGDYFHPRALYTGEERQPIPGDGYYFTDAVGRHAADFVARQAGAGTPFFLYLAFTAPHWPLHAPAEDVRRYEGRYDEGWDTLRQRRFERLAAEGLVGGDAVLSPRDAGEPAWVDTEHQEWQARRMSVYAAQVTAMDRAVGHVLSTVEEAGVADDTLVVFLSDNGASAEDLPPFDAPKFRERQPSHTVDGAPMRIGNEPDIAPGAADTFASYGRAWANLSNTPFRLYKRWVHEGGIATPVLVSWPAGALANGTVVDTPHQLTDVLPTLLDAAGLAAPAGPGTSMLPEWRGDPGHGEHTLFWEHIGNAAVRRGRWKIVRETSGPWELYDLVADRAEQHDLAAGRPALVAELATAWQRWADEVGVISWETIRAH, encoded by the coding sequence GTGACCAACGTCGTCCTGATCCTCGCCGACGACCTCGGCTTCTCCGACCTCGGCTGCTACGGCGGCGAAATCGACACTCCGCACCTCGACCGGCTCGGCCGCGAAGGCGTCCGGATGTCGGCGTTCTACAACACGGCGCGATGCTCACCTTCACGGGCGAGCCTGCTCACCGGGCGGCACCCGCACGAGACCGGAGTCGGCATCCTGAACGACGACCAGCGGCCGTGGGGCTACCCGGGCTCGCTGGACCCGGCGGTGCCGACCGTGGCCGAGCGGTTCCGCGAGGCCGGGTACGCGACCTGCCTGTCGGGCAAGTGGCACCTGTCGGCCCAGACCGAGGTGCCCGACGAGACCTGGCCGACCCGTCGCGGGTTCGACGAGTTCCACGGCATCCTCGGCGGCGCGGGCGACTACTTCCACCCGCGCGCGCTCTACACCGGCGAGGAACGCCAGCCCATCCCCGGCGACGGCTACTACTTCACCGACGCCGTCGGCCGGCACGCGGCGGACTTCGTCGCCCGCCAGGCCGGCGCGGGCACACCATTTTTCCTCTATCTCGCGTTCACCGCGCCGCACTGGCCGCTGCACGCGCCGGCGGAAGACGTCCGCCGCTACGAAGGCCGCTACGACGAGGGCTGGGACACCCTGCGGCAGCGGCGGTTCGAACGCCTGGCCGCCGAAGGGCTCGTCGGCGGCGACGCGGTCCTGAGCCCTCGTGATGCCGGCGAACCGGCCTGGGTGGACACCGAGCACCAGGAGTGGCAAGCCCGACGGATGAGCGTGTATGCGGCGCAGGTGACGGCGATGGACCGGGCCGTCGGCCACGTGCTGTCCACTGTGGAGGAAGCCGGTGTCGCGGACGACACGTTGGTGGTGTTCCTGTCCGACAACGGCGCCAGCGCCGAGGACCTGCCGCCCTTCGACGCCCCGAAGTTCCGCGAACGCCAGCCCTCGCACACCGTCGACGGCGCGCCGATGCGGATCGGCAACGAGCCGGACATCGCGCCGGGCGCCGCAGACACCTTCGCCAGCTACGGCCGCGCGTGGGCGAACCTGTCCAACACCCCGTTCCGGCTCTACAAGCGGTGGGTGCACGAGGGCGGGATCGCGACCCCGGTCCTCGTCTCCTGGCCCGCCGGTGCCCTGGCGAACGGGACCGTCGTCGACACGCCCCACCAGCTGACCGACGTGCTGCCGACCCTGCTCGACGCGGCCGGGCTCGCGGCACCGGCGGGGCCGGGAACGTCGATGCTGCCGGAATGGCGCGGCGACCCCGGGCACGGCGAGCACACCCTGTTCTGGGAGCACATCGGCAACGCCGCCGTGCGCCGCGGCCGCTGGAAGATCGTGCGCGAGACCAGCGGGCCGTGGGAGCTCTACGACCTCGTCGCGGATCGGGCCGAGCAGCACGACCTCGCGGCCGGCCGGCCCGCGCTGGTCGCGGAGCTCGCCACGGCCTGGCAACGGTGGGCCGACGAGGTCGGTGTGATCTCGTGGGAGACCATCCGCGCCCACTGA
- a CDS encoding RICIN domain-containing protein, protein MGSLLLSALTVVAGYAALVHPAQAQTQAPAQTQAIAPDQWVTVKAVNSGKCVDAKAAGSANGTVVQQYSCNQTGSQVWQFQPTSDGYFRVNSQLNAAQSWDVTNVSKADGGLVQLWSYSNGLNQQWQPVPEASGSYHFVNRNSGKCLDVPGASTADSVQLQQYACNGTGAQSFMITPVGGTTPPSSDQPDFGPNVVIFDPSMSSASIQSRLNSIFSQQEKNQFGSQRYAVMFKPGTYANDVNVGFYTQVLGLGLNPDAVTINGAVHVEADWFPPQNATQNFWRGAENLSVNPTGGADRWAVSQAAPYRRMHVRGDLQLDDGGWASGGWISDSKIDGQVRSGSQQQWISRDSQFGSWNGANWNMVFVGVNGAPQNTFPSPPYTTVGQAPVVREKPFLYLDNAGTYQVFVPALRTNTSGTSWANGTAPGSSIPIDQFYIAKPGATAADMNAALAAGKNLLITPGVYHLDQTLHVTRPDTVVLGLGIATLVPDNGITAMNVDDVNGVKVAGLLIDAGTTNSNTLMQVGAAGSDAEHSADPTSLHDVFFRIGGAAVGKATTSLVVNSNNVIGDHMWIWRADHAANNSFVGWTTNTADTGLVVNGDNVTMYGLFVEHYQKTQVVWNGNGGRTYFFQNEMPYDVPNQASWMNGSTQGFSAYEVGPNVTSHEAWGLGSYCFFNTNPSVASAHAYEAPNTPGVRFHDMVTVSLNYAGTITHVINTTGATTPPGTKPVNLVSYP, encoded by the coding sequence GTGGGCAGTCTGTTGCTGTCCGCGTTGACGGTCGTCGCAGGGTACGCGGCGCTCGTCCACCCGGCTCAGGCACAAACGCAAGCCCCAGCCCAAACCCAGGCCATCGCGCCCGATCAATGGGTCACGGTGAAGGCCGTGAACAGCGGGAAGTGCGTGGACGCCAAAGCGGCCGGCAGCGCGAACGGCACGGTGGTGCAGCAGTACAGCTGCAACCAGACCGGGTCGCAGGTCTGGCAGTTCCAGCCGACCAGCGACGGGTACTTCCGGGTGAACTCGCAGCTCAACGCGGCCCAGTCGTGGGACGTCACGAACGTCTCGAAAGCAGACGGCGGGCTCGTGCAGCTCTGGTCGTATTCGAACGGTCTGAACCAGCAGTGGCAGCCGGTGCCGGAGGCGAGTGGTTCGTACCACTTCGTGAACCGCAACAGCGGCAAGTGTCTCGACGTGCCGGGCGCGTCGACGGCGGACAGCGTGCAGCTGCAGCAGTACGCCTGTAATGGCACCGGTGCTCAATCGTTCATGATTACCCCCGTGGGTGGCACTACTCCTCCGAGCTCGGACCAGCCGGACTTCGGCCCGAACGTCGTGATCTTCGACCCGTCGATGTCCAGCGCGAGCATCCAGAGCAGGCTCAACAGCATCTTCAGCCAGCAAGAGAAAAACCAGTTCGGCAGCCAGCGCTATGCCGTGATGTTCAAGCCGGGCACGTACGCCAACGACGTGAACGTCGGCTTCTACACGCAGGTGCTGGGCCTGGGCCTCAACCCCGACGCGGTGACGATCAACGGTGCCGTGCACGTGGAGGCCGACTGGTTCCCGCCGCAGAACGCGACGCAGAACTTCTGGCGTGGCGCCGAGAACCTGTCGGTGAACCCGACCGGCGGCGCCGACCGGTGGGCCGTGTCGCAGGCGGCGCCGTACCGGCGCATGCACGTGCGCGGTGACCTGCAGCTCGACGACGGTGGCTGGGCCAGCGGCGGCTGGATCTCCGACTCCAAGATCGACGGCCAGGTCCGCTCCGGTTCGCAGCAGCAGTGGATCTCGCGCGATTCGCAGTTCGGCAGCTGGAACGGCGCCAACTGGAACATGGTGTTCGTCGGCGTGAACGGCGCGCCGCAGAACACGTTCCCGAGCCCGCCCTACACCACGGTCGGCCAGGCGCCCGTGGTCCGGGAGAAGCCGTTCCTCTACCTCGACAACGCCGGCACGTACCAGGTGTTCGTCCCGGCGTTGCGCACCAACACGTCCGGCACCTCCTGGGCCAACGGCACCGCACCCGGCTCGTCGATCCCGATCGACCAGTTCTACATCGCCAAGCCGGGCGCGACGGCCGCGGACATGAACGCCGCGCTCGCGGCGGGCAAGAACCTGCTGATCACACCCGGGGTCTACCACCTCGACCAGACCCTGCACGTGACCCGGCCCGACACCGTCGTGCTCGGCCTCGGCATCGCGACCCTGGTGCCCGACAACGGCATCACCGCGATGAACGTCGACGACGTCAACGGCGTGAAGGTGGCCGGTCTGCTCATCGACGCCGGCACGACGAACTCGAACACGCTCATGCAGGTCGGTGCGGCCGGCTCGGACGCCGAGCACTCGGCCGACCCGACGTCGCTGCACGACGTGTTCTTCCGCATCGGCGGCGCCGCTGTCGGCAAGGCGACCACGAGCCTGGTGGTGAACAGCAACAACGTGATCGGCGACCACATGTGGATCTGGCGCGCCGACCACGCTGCGAACAACAGCTTCGTCGGCTGGACCACCAACACCGCCGACACCGGCCTCGTCGTCAACGGCGACAACGTGACGATGTACGGCCTGTTCGTCGAGCACTACCAGAAGACGCAGGTCGTCTGGAACGGCAACGGCGGGCGCACGTACTTCTTCCAGAACGAGATGCCCTACGACGTACCCAACCAGGCGTCCTGGATGAACGGCTCCACGCAAGGGTTCTCCGCGTACGAGGTCGGGCCGAACGTCACCAGCCACGAAGCGTGGGGCCTCGGCAGCTACTGCTTCTTCAACACCAACCCGTCGGTGGCCAGCGCCCACGCCTACGAGGCGCCGAACACACCGGGCGTGCGGTTCCACGACATGGTCACCGTGTCGCTGAACTACGCGGGCACGATCACCCACGTCATCAACACCACGGGCGCGACCACGCCGCCGGGCACCAAGCCCGTCAACCTGGTCAGCTATCCCTAG
- a CDS encoding IS3 family transposase codes for MHEHPQHPVGLVLRVLGIASSTFYGWLKQAKQPSARRAADDGLLAEIVEIHTCSGGTYGAPRVHAMLRRRGIAVGRKRVERLRRQAGLQGAFLRKKRRVGSTRQDRRATPAPDLVNRDFTTVEPNRLWVADATRIVTGQGVFWLAAVRDAFSNRIVGWKCSDRCDTELVLGALEYAVWSRQVREGQLVHHSDRGSTYTAFRFSNRLADNGIAQSMGTVGDSYDNALMENFFSTLKTELVYRTSWRTREEAENALFAYIDGWYNTQRIQKKLGWRSPAEYEASYHQPVPAGTR; via the coding sequence GTGCACGAACACCCGCAGCACCCGGTCGGTCTCGTCCTACGGGTCTTGGGCATCGCGTCCTCGACCTTCTACGGGTGGCTCAAGCAGGCGAAACAGCCCTCGGCCCGGCGGGCGGCCGACGACGGCCTGCTGGCCGAGATCGTCGAGATTCACACCTGCTCGGGCGGTACCTACGGTGCGCCGCGGGTGCACGCGATGCTGCGCCGCCGGGGCATCGCGGTGGGCCGCAAGCGGGTGGAGCGGTTGAGGCGCCAGGCCGGGTTGCAGGGCGCGTTCCTGCGCAAGAAGCGGCGAGTCGGCTCCACCCGGCAGGATCGGCGGGCCACGCCGGCGCCGGACCTGGTCAACCGGGACTTCACCACGGTCGAGCCGAATCGGTTGTGGGTGGCCGACGCGACCCGGATTGTCACTGGTCAGGGGGTGTTTTGGCTCGCTGCGGTCCGGGATGCGTTCTCCAACCGGATCGTGGGCTGGAAGTGCTCGGATCGCTGCGACACCGAGCTGGTGCTCGGCGCGCTGGAGTATGCGGTGTGGTCACGGCAGGTCCGGGAGGGCCAGTTGGTCCACCATTCGGACAGAGGATCGACCTATACGGCGTTCCGGTTCTCGAATCGGTTGGCGGACAACGGGATCGCGCAGTCGATGGGAACGGTCGGCGACAGTTACGACAACGCGTTGATGGAGAACTTCTTCTCCACGCTCAAGACCGAGTTGGTCTATCGAACCAGTTGGCGGACAAGGGAAGAAGCCGAGAACGCCCTGTTCGCCTACATCGATGGGTGGTACAACACCCAGCGGATACAGAAGAAGCTGGGCTGGCGCTCGCCCGCCGAGTACGAGGCCAGCTACCATCAACCCGTCCCCGCCGGAACCAGATAA
- a CDS encoding MFS transporter has protein sequence MLTNASSSARPFLAIACLTVFKATYSLSWGTGTRIVASEILPLSVRGSALGFAEIFNFASIFTLSLVFPSLLAAGSGTAFAVFAVMGVVSCLFVLAWVPETKGRTLEEIEAGVHVGRAAR, from the coding sequence ATGCTCACGAACGCCTCGTCGTCGGCGCGGCCGTTCCTCGCCATCGCCTGCCTCACGGTGTTCAAGGCGACTTATTCGCTGTCGTGGGGCACGGGGACGCGCATCGTGGCGTCGGAAATCCTGCCGCTCAGCGTGCGCGGTTCGGCGCTCGGTTTCGCCGAGATCTTCAACTTCGCGTCCATTTTCACTCTCTCGCTGGTTTTCCCGAGCCTGCTGGCCGCCGGCAGTGGCACCGCGTTCGCCGTCTTCGCGGTGATGGGCGTGGTCTCGTGCCTGTTCGTGCTGGCCTGGGTGCCGGAGACGAAGGGCCGCACGCTCGAGGAGATCGAGGCAGGCGTCCACGTCGGGCGGGCGGCTCGGTGA
- a CDS encoding DUF202 domain-containing protein codes for MSDRGLQPERTALAWQRTGLSAAVAAALLLRTGFAAGSVLDLAAGGCAVVVVVLCWLTARRPGTRPWRLRVSAGAACVTALLVTVRLVCE; via the coding sequence GTGAGCGATCGCGGGCTGCAGCCAGAGCGCACGGCCCTGGCGTGGCAGCGAACGGGGCTGTCCGCTGCGGTGGCGGCTGCACTGCTGCTGCGCACCGGGTTCGCGGCCGGTTCGGTGCTGGACCTGGCCGCGGGCGGGTGTGCGGTCGTGGTGGTCGTCCTCTGTTGGCTGACTGCGCGGCGCCCGGGCACCCGTCCGTGGCGGCTGCGGGTTTCGGCAGGTGCGGCGTGCGTCACGGCGCTGCTGGTCACCGTGCGGTTAGTGTGCGAGTAG
- a CDS encoding alpha/beta fold hydrolase — MRVYLGIERWLVWGGSWGVTLALAYAQAHPERVTEMVLKAVTTGDRRDWLTRDMGRIFPREWERFHDGEPAAERDRDLSAAYSRLLHDPDPEVRAKAARRWCEWEDTYMSLAPDAAPFLSVADQSFQLAFARIVTHYWSHGCFLDEGQLLCDIKRLHRIPAVLIQGRYDVMGVADGHAVPDRDSHKELLDGACRQAVAGRKIRVETIEQAARPAVLEADIPPSPTVERGWIVVERLQVCLVDPQQRYDAGDNLMPGSRPSRQRVSFSTRRSEADLPMYTTASSGLGVCHT; from the coding sequence TTGCGGGTCTATCTGGGAATCGAGCGGTGGCTGGTGTGGGGTGGCTCGTGGGGCGTCACGCTCGCGCTGGCCTACGCGCAGGCGCATCCGGAACGGGTGACCGAAATGGTGCTAAAAGCCGTGACCACCGGCGACCGGCGCGACTGGCTCACTCGTGACATGGGGCGCATTTTCCCGCGCGAGTGGGAACGGTTCCACGACGGCGAACCCGCCGCCGAACGCGATCGCGATCTCTCGGCCGCCTACAGTCGGCTGCTCCACGATCCCGACCCCGAGGTCCGGGCCAAGGCCGCACGCAGGTGGTGCGAGTGGGAGGACACCTACATGTCCCTGGCCCCCGACGCCGCACCGTTCTTGTCGGTCGCCGACCAGTCATTTCAGCTGGCCTTCGCGCGCATCGTGACCCACTACTGGTCCCACGGCTGCTTTCTGGACGAGGGGCAGCTCCTGTGCGACATCAAGCGGCTCCACCGGATTCCGGCCGTGTTGATCCAAGGACGTTACGACGTCATGGGAGTTGCCGATGGGCACGCCGTACCGGACCGCGATTCGCACAAGGAGCTTCTCGACGGTGCTTGCAGACAAGCCGTAGCCGGCCGGAAGATCCGAGTCGAGACGATCGAACAGGCTGCCCGACCAGCCGTTCTTGAGGCGGATATCCCGCCATCGCCGACCGTCGAACGAGGCTGGATCGTAGTGGAACGCCTGCAGGTCTGCCTGGTTGACCCGCAGCAGCGTTACGATGCCGGAGACAATCTGATGCCGGGATCGAGGCCGTCGCGCCAACGTGTCTCGTTTTCGACCCGAAGATCCGAGGCTGATTTGCCGATGTACACGACCGCGTCCTCTGGGCTGGGCGTGTGCCATACGTAG
- a CDS encoding formylglycine-generating enzyme family protein yields MLGPATNTDGLLVLPGGTFRMGTDDADGFPDDREGPVREVTVAPFAIDAFAVTNARFAEFVDATGYRTDAEKFGWTYVFAKFVPSALRKGAPRPQQTPWWIGVSGAYWRAPEGPGSDVSLRQDHPVVHVSWTDALAYCAWAGRRLPSEAEWEYAARGGLDQARFPWGDELTPGGEHRCNIWQGRFPVHNTEEDGHVGTAPVDAFQPNGFGLYNVSGNVWEWCADWFGTGNRSMRGGSYLCHESYCNRYRVAARTGNTPDSSSGNTGFRTAADI; encoded by the coding sequence GTGCTCGGTCCGGCGACCAACACCGACGGTCTGCTCGTGCTGCCCGGCGGCACCTTCCGGATGGGTACCGACGACGCTGACGGGTTCCCCGATGATCGCGAGGGCCCGGTGCGTGAGGTGACCGTCGCGCCGTTTGCGATCGACGCGTTCGCGGTGACGAACGCGCGCTTCGCGGAGTTCGTGGACGCGACCGGCTACCGAACCGATGCGGAGAAGTTCGGTTGGACGTATGTGTTCGCGAAGTTCGTGCCGTCGGCGTTGCGCAAGGGGGCGCCGCGGCCGCAGCAGACGCCGTGGTGGATCGGTGTTTCGGGCGCGTACTGGCGGGCGCCGGAGGGGCCGGGCAGCGACGTTTCGCTGCGGCAGGACCACCCCGTGGTCCACGTGTCCTGGACCGACGCGCTCGCTTATTGCGCCTGGGCCGGGCGTCGGCTGCCGAGTGAGGCCGAGTGGGAGTACGCCGCGCGCGGTGGGCTGGACCAGGCCCGGTTCCCGTGGGGTGACGAGCTGACGCCGGGCGGGGAGCACCGGTGCAACATCTGGCAGGGCCGCTTCCCGGTGCACAATACGGAAGAGGACGGCCACGTCGGCACCGCCCCGGTGGATGCGTTCCAGCCCAATGGGTTCGGTCTCTACAACGTGTCGGGCAACGTGTGGGAGTGGTGCGCCGACTGGTTCGGCACCGGCAACCGCTCGATGCGCGGCGGCTCGTACCTGTGCCACGAGTCCTACTGCAACCGCTACCGCGTCGCCGCCCGCACCGGCAACACCCCGGACAGCTCCAGCGGCAACACCGGCTTCCGCACCGCCGCCGACATCTAA
- a CDS encoding transposase: MAAPKKYPDELRARAVRLYRESDPKPVIRKLAEQLGVHHEALRNWIRQDEADRGERADRPTSEMLEENKQLRRRVAELERINAVLRDASAYFASEIGQTRR, encoded by the coding sequence GTGGCAGCACCGAAGAAGTACCCCGACGAGCTGCGGGCCCGCGCGGTCCGGCTCTACCGCGAGTCTGATCCGAAGCCGGTGATCCGCAAGCTGGCTGAGCAACTCGGTGTGCATCACGAGGCGTTGCGGAACTGGATCCGCCAGGACGAAGCCGACCGCGGCGAGCGGGCCGACCGGCCGACCAGCGAGATGCTCGAGGAGAACAAGCAGCTGCGCAGGCGGGTCGCGGAGCTGGAGCGGATCAACGCCGTGCTGCGTGATGCGAGTGCGTATTTCGCCTCCGAGATCGGCCAGACCCGGAGGTGA
- a CDS encoding IS630 family transposase: MANRPAAALSLRDGDRERLLSLTRSSSVRAGLAQRARIVLLAAEGVANSVIAERVGVSRPTVIGWRERYEGGGIDGLHDEARSGRPRLVDHREIVAATLKPPPKKLGVTHWSSRLLAARLRISNGTVARAWRDYGVQPWRSETFKFSTDPELVAKVTDVVGLYLAPPENAIVLCVDEKSQVQALDRTQPMLPMQPGQVERRTHDYVRHGTTTLFAALEIATGKVTGAVKPRHRHQEFLVFLKQLARAYPDDELHLVMDNYATHKRPEIRDWLAANPRIHVHFTPTSGSWLNLVEVWFGIIERQTIRRGSFRSVHDLNAKIRAFIDGWNERCHPFIWTKTADEILKKSNRQTTSNTDD; this comes from the coding sequence ATGGCGAATCGACCGGCTGCCGCGCTGTCTCTTCGTGATGGTGATCGTGAGCGGTTGCTGTCGTTGACCAGGAGTTCGTCGGTGCGGGCGGGCCTGGCGCAGCGGGCGCGGATCGTGCTGCTGGCCGCCGAGGGCGTGGCGAACAGTGTGATCGCCGAACGGGTCGGGGTGTCGCGGCCGACCGTGATCGGCTGGCGGGAACGTTATGAGGGTGGTGGGATCGACGGCCTGCACGACGAGGCGCGCTCGGGGCGGCCCCGGCTGGTGGACCATCGAGAGATCGTTGCGGCCACGCTGAAGCCGCCGCCGAAGAAGCTCGGCGTGACGCACTGGTCGAGCCGGCTGCTGGCCGCCCGGCTGCGGATCAGCAACGGCACGGTGGCCCGCGCGTGGCGGGACTACGGGGTGCAGCCTTGGCGGAGCGAGACGTTCAAGTTCTCCACCGACCCAGAGCTGGTCGCCAAGGTCACCGACGTGGTGGGGTTGTATCTGGCGCCGCCGGAGAACGCGATCGTGCTCTGTGTCGACGAGAAGTCCCAGGTCCAAGCGTTGGACCGGACCCAGCCAATGCTGCCGATGCAACCTGGACAGGTCGAGCGGCGCACCCACGACTATGTCCGGCACGGCACCACCACCCTGTTCGCCGCGCTGGAAATCGCCACCGGCAAGGTCACTGGCGCAGTCAAACCGCGGCACCGGCACCAGGAGTTCCTGGTATTCCTCAAACAGCTCGCCCGCGCCTACCCCGACGACGAGCTACACCTGGTGATGGACAACTACGCCACGCACAAGCGTCCCGAGATCCGCGACTGGCTCGCGGCGAACCCGCGAATCCACGTCCATTTCACCCCGACCTCAGGCTCCTGGCTCAACCTGGTCGAGGTCTGGTTCGGCATCATCGAACGCCAAACCATCCGCCGCGGCAGCTTCCGCTCCGTCCACGACCTCAACGCCAAGATCCGCGCCTTCATCGACGGCTGGAACGAACGCTGCCACCCCTTCATCTGGACCAAAACCGCCGACGAGATCCTCAAGAAGTCCAACCGTCAGACCACTTCAAACACAGACGACTAG
- a CDS encoding sulfatase has protein sequence MGSATCDRRPNIVMILTDDHASHSIGAYGSVVNRTPRIDEIAENGWRFDNCFATNALCSSSRASILTGTYSHVNGVTTLVTPIDASQPTFISQLREAGYRTAMIGKWHMGDGAGHDPQNFDYWDVVIEQGEYWNPRFLSADGLRTVEGYATDIITDLATDWVDGLDGDDPWCVLIYHKAPHRPWEPDEKHQGMYTDPVPLPATFDDDYATRSSSARRAAVRLAENLNEEDLKVTPPEGLTYEELAIWKYQRFMEDYLACVASVDDNVGRVIDWLRARGDFDDTLLMYASDQGFFLGDHGWFDKRFMYEESLRMPFVLSYPRRLGAGEAFTDMVTNVDFAQAILDAADVPHHPRMQGRSFWPDLLGRPEHPPATGIYYRYWEHDDKFHRAPAHYGYRSERYKLIYFYNDGLGIPGTGPFTYPPEWELYDLVADPQELRNVYDDPAYAEIREELKTAMWREQARLGDKPHPSQPRPAGV, from the coding sequence ATGGGCAGCGCGACGTGCGACCGTCGGCCCAACATCGTGATGATCCTGACCGATGATCACGCTTCGCACTCGATAGGCGCGTACGGCTCGGTCGTCAACCGGACACCGCGCATCGACGAGATCGCAGAGAACGGCTGGCGCTTCGACAACTGCTTCGCCACCAACGCCTTGTGTTCGTCCAGCCGGGCGTCGATCCTGACCGGCACCTACAGCCACGTGAACGGAGTGACCACGCTCGTCACCCCGATCGACGCGAGCCAGCCGACCTTCATCAGCCAGCTGCGCGAAGCGGGCTACCGCACCGCGATGATCGGCAAGTGGCACATGGGCGACGGCGCCGGCCACGACCCGCAGAACTTCGACTACTGGGACGTCGTGATCGAGCAGGGGGAGTACTGGAACCCCCGGTTCCTCTCCGCCGACGGCCTGCGCACGGTCGAGGGCTACGCGACCGACATCATCACCGACCTCGCCACGGACTGGGTCGACGGCCTCGACGGCGACGATCCGTGGTGCGTGCTGATCTACCACAAGGCCCCGCACCGGCCGTGGGAACCGGACGAGAAGCACCAGGGGATGTACACCGATCCGGTGCCCCTGCCCGCGACGTTCGACGACGACTACGCCACCCGCTCGTCCTCGGCCCGTCGCGCCGCCGTGCGGCTCGCCGAGAACCTGAACGAGGAGGACCTCAAGGTCACCCCGCCCGAGGGACTGACCTACGAGGAGCTGGCGATCTGGAAGTACCAGCGGTTCATGGAGGACTACCTGGCCTGCGTGGCCAGCGTGGACGACAACGTCGGCCGGGTGATCGACTGGCTGCGCGCCCGCGGCGACTTCGACGACACCCTGCTGATGTACGCCTCCGACCAGGGCTTTTTCCTCGGCGACCACGGTTGGTTCGACAAGCGGTTCATGTACGAGGAATCGCTGCGGATGCCGTTCGTGCTCAGCTACCCGCGCCGCCTGGGCGCCGGCGAGGCCTTCACGGACATGGTGACCAATGTGGACTTCGCCCAGGCGATCCTCGACGCCGCCGACGTGCCCCACCACCCGCGCATGCAGGGCCGCAGCTTCTGGCCCGACCTGCTCGGCAGGCCGGAGCACCCACCCGCCACGGGAATCTACTACCGCTACTGGGAACACGACGACAAGTTCCACCGCGCGCCCGCGCACTACGGCTACCGGTCGGAGCGGTACAAGCTCATCTACTTCTACAACGACGGGCTCGGGATCCCCGGTACGGGGCCGTTCACCTACCCGCCGGAGTGGGAGCTCTACGACCTGGTTGCCGATCCGCAGGAACTACGCAACGTCTACGACGACCCGGCCTACGCCGAGATCCGCGAGGAACTCAAGACCGCGATGTGGCGGGAGCAGGCCCGGCTGGGCGACAAGCCGCACCCGAGCCAGCCGCGGCCGGCGGGAGTCTGA
- a CDS encoding YidH family protein has translation MSPRWYTEGEEPDYRFTLANERTFLAWLRTSLALVAGSVALTQLVPPFPVAGVRTGLAVLLAVAGTVLAGLAYRRWATVQRAMRHRRPLPMDWLPAVVGVVAALTGLLVVLVVVVR, from the coding sequence GTGAGCCCGCGCTGGTACACGGAGGGTGAGGAGCCGGACTACCGGTTCACTCTGGCCAACGAGCGCACGTTCCTCGCCTGGCTGCGCACTTCGCTGGCACTGGTGGCCGGGTCGGTGGCGTTGACGCAGCTCGTGCCGCCGTTCCCCGTCGCCGGCGTGCGCACCGGCCTCGCGGTGCTGCTCGCGGTGGCCGGTACGGTGCTGGCCGGGCTGGCTTACCGGCGCTGGGCGACGGTGCAGCGCGCGATGCGGCACCGTCGGCCGCTGCCGATGGACTGGCTGCCCGCGGTGGTCGGCGTGGTCGCCGCGCTGACCGGCCTGCTTGTGGTGCTCGTCGTGGTGGTGCGGTGA